From a region of the uncultured Desulfatiglans sp. genome:
- the dppD gene encoding dipeptide transporter; ATP-binding component of ABC superfamily (Evidence 2a : Function from experimental evidences in other organisms; PubMedId : 7536291; Product type t : transporter), which yields MELKTETLLSVADLHITFRTLAGPAKAVEGVSLGVRRGETVALVGESGCGKSVTALSFLGLLPRAAVVEQGSARLGGVELLGLDEEELRKIRGRRISMVFQEPLTSLNPVFKVGDQIGEAIRVHEAVDEDEIRRRVVTLLRDVGIPNPEERLDDYPHQLSGGQRQRVMIAMALSCNPELMIADEPTTALDVTVQAQILALMRSLQEERRMSILYITHDLGVVSEVAERVYVMYAGMIVEEGRTPTLFEDPRHPYTQGLLASLPSRGKRGRRLSSIPGHVPDPACRPAGCPFHPRCPRAMESCRGSVPTMIDLGDGHQARCLRAHESAPNPAEPGQRPADGDRRVKG from the coding sequence ATGGAGCTGAAAACCGAAACCCTGCTGAGTGTGGCGGACCTCCACATCACGTTCAGGACCCTGGCGGGCCCTGCGAAGGCGGTGGAAGGGGTGTCCCTCGGCGTTCGCCGGGGGGAGACCGTTGCGCTGGTGGGGGAGTCCGGCTGCGGAAAGAGCGTCACGGCGCTTTCGTTCCTCGGCCTGCTGCCGCGGGCGGCCGTGGTCGAACAGGGGAGTGCGAGGCTCGGGGGGGTCGAGCTGCTCGGGCTGGATGAAGAGGAACTGCGGAAGATTCGGGGAAGGCGGATCTCGATGGTCTTTCAGGAACCGTTGACTTCATTGAACCCTGTATTCAAGGTCGGGGATCAGATCGGGGAAGCCATCCGGGTGCACGAGGCAGTCGATGAAGATGAAATCAGAAGGCGCGTGGTCACTCTCTTGAGGGACGTCGGCATTCCGAACCCGGAGGAGCGCCTGGACGACTATCCGCATCAGCTGAGCGGAGGACAGCGCCAGCGGGTCATGATCGCGATGGCGCTGTCGTGCAACCCGGAGCTGATGATCGCGGACGAGCCGACGACGGCCCTCGACGTGACCGTGCAGGCCCAGATCCTGGCGCTGATGCGCTCGCTTCAGGAGGAGCGGCGGATGTCGATCCTGTACATCACGCATGACCTGGGGGTCGTATCCGAGGTGGCGGAGCGGGTCTATGTCATGTATGCAGGGATGATCGTCGAGGAGGGGCGGACGCCGACGCTTTTCGAGGACCCGAGGCACCCTTATACGCAGGGGCTGCTGGCCTCGCTCCCCAGCCGCGGGAAGAGGGGGCGAAGATTGAGCAGCATCCCAGGACACGTGCCCGATCCGGCCTGCAGACCCGCGGGCTGCCCCTTTCACCCCCGCTGCCCGAGGGCGATGGAATCGTGCCGGGGATCGGTCCCGACGATGATCGATTTGGGCGACGGACACCAGGCGCGCTGCCTGAGAGCTCACGAGAGCGCGCCGAATCCGGCAGAACCGGGGCAAAGGCCGGCTGACGGGGATCGGCGGGTGAAGGGATGA